From the Cucumis sativus cultivar 9930 chromosome 5, Cucumber_9930_V3, whole genome shotgun sequence genome, the window ACTCCTTTGCATTTGTTGATTGGAAGCTGATGAGTTCACCGTTAGTACTATCAAGGACAGCTAAATCTGATTTCTTGGTCATTACGAGCAGCATTCCCTTTCTGGGAGGATTGGAAATTTTAGGTATAGACTCCTCAGAACTAGCCTCCAAGTGATTTGTCTCTCTAAATACTTTGATAGCCAGAGATATGACCGGAGATCTTGAGTTGGACAATTCATTTGTCAGATATAGCAGTGACAATGTGTTAGAATCAATCACTGCAACCTGTCATAAAAATTCACAAGAGTAAGCATGTAGAATGTGTTTGATAGGAATTCGTTTTGTTTATCAACAATTTTGGCAAAAGGATTAGAGACCCTGCGAGTCTCACAAAAAACTTACATTGCTCTGCAACCTAACTAACAATATTCAATGGAGCCCacaaaatcaaccaaacaCACGCTCCTAAATAATAGGCAAAATCACACCAACATACTCCCTTACATATTACATGGCCCTCCCTTTTTCACTTCCAACGTGCATAAAACTTCATGGTTTGGGATCCAATTAGTATTATGTTTATGCTCGAGAATTGTCAAAGAAGCAAAACGGAAACAATGATAGATCAACGAACTTTTGACACTTCAACAAAGAAACATCATGTGCACGATAAACTCACCTGTCCAGATTCAAATCCAACAGCAAGTATGGCTCCACAGTTCTCAAAACTTAGAGTGCTAACAGAAGAATTTACGAGAGAAAACACAGCCACACATTGGATTCCTTCTCCTCTATGCATATTATGAACTACAAGCAAGTTAgaagtaaaatatatacatatcactgatagaaaTACAGTAGTAATATATGTGTCAGCTACTTTAGGAGAAAGGAAATACAAAAATTCTAGGCCCCACTGTCTCCTACTTACACTCAACAATCAACCGGCAGCCTTCATTCACTTAGTTGTATCCTTTATACCTAATCCAGTAATCTTACTAACAAATACGTGGGGAGACTCCCTCACAGTCTCACACTGAAGCCCGCCaccattattaataattaactctaatttatttttttagagtaGGCCTTTGTTCTTCTGAACTATTTGGTACGATCAAAATGGATGCATATTCATGGAAACTTCAGTTTGTGTCCACTAAAGCCCACTTATTCACaatgaacttttatttatttatttaccgTAGGCTTTTGTTCTTCTGGATTCTTTAATGTGATCAGAATGGATGCATATTCAAAGAAACTTCAACGGGGGTGAGGGTGAGGGTGGGGGTGGTCTGGGGGCTCCCTCACCAATGAAGCCCGCTCCTATTTATtcgattttaaatttttattttggtgggGCTTTTGCTCTTctagattttttaatttgatcgAAATGATGCAAATTCTGCAAAACTGGTCCTATCTGGAGGGTTTTCtagattttattacttttaatgCCCTTCATTAGTGAAATGGAAGccctatttttacaattagTCTTCCTTCTTTGATTTAATTCACCTTTTAGGTGTTTGAGAGCTTTTAACTCTGtctattaaattttttcttattccaaaaaaagagagagagagaaatgtaTTAAAGGTAATGCACTAACTAGCCTTTATTAGCCATTTTCTTCTAATCCACGATACATTGTAGGACTTAATTCTCTGATTGACATTTTACAACGGCAGTGTTCCTCTCAGTACATAAGGATATCACTGAAGGTAACCATAGAAATGTATTGTCAACAATTTAGGGATAGGAACGTATGAAGATACCTTCATTCTTAGTCTCTGTCACATAGTGTAAGCTTGCCCCTTCCGAGCTCCCAACTAGTTTGTAAAGACGAACCTACAAACTCCCAAATGTAGATATAATGACCTAATCATTTATTTCAACTCTCTTAAAAGAAGAGACTTCAAAGAATAAATGACATTACCAGACCACATTCATTGCCCACAGCAATGTTAAGAGTGACCGAGCAAAAGTCCAAAGCTGATATCGATGCACTTAAGCCAGCAATATTTAAGCCTATTACCTGTACATGAAACATGCCATATTCAAAGGTGCTATATTGATAGAAATCATGAGTTGCTCATAACctaacataaacaaaaaagatatctgcagaatataatataattgaaacttCAAGAGAACATAGCATGAATTACAAACCTCAGGCTCTAAATAGAGAATAGGTGAGAAGGATGGATATGTTGCATCCCATATTCGGACTGAACCATCTTGGTAACCAGCTATAAAAACTCTCTCAACCTGATAATCTCCAGCATCACGGAGTTGACATGGTATACCACCAGTCAAAGGCCACGTTGTATCCCCTGGAACCTTAGTATGATGTTTGGCAGTAGTGACAATCTAGaggaaaaagaatattgtATCACACTGACATGCACAATGTTTTGCAGTTGATATGATTGAACAACTCAAACCATATGATTTAATTCTATCtgaataaataaacaatactATTAATTCTAAGATAAAACTCTCTCAACCTAAtaattctatctttttttttttaattattttttccactATTATTAAATTAGGTTGTCTAATAATATGGAAAGATAGAGTACCGCATCCAGAGCCCCAAAGACCTTTCCCTCTCTATGAATGAAACCCAACTTTGCAACCATCACGCGTGGTTCAATATTGGGTATCATTGTAGGATATTGCACGCCAGAAGCAGAAGATAATTTCTCTTGTTGAGACATTAAGCCAGACAAGTAAGCATAATCATAAACATGCAACTGTCCAGGATTTGCCAGTACAAATAGAGAAATGCCTCTTTTTGTTTCACCAACGTTAGGTGCTAAAACAATATCCGCGAAAGAACCACTAAGTGTAAGGTCAAGGCGTCCAATGCATTTCAAGCTTTTTAGTCCAGAAGACCAATCAAGGCTCAGAATCTGCAACAAGAGAACAATCATATTATGAATATGAAGTAATACatagttacaaaataaagtaaagttaGACAAAAATATGAAGgacaaatgaagaaacaaactataattttccttatattaattatagaaCTCAAGTTAGTGAAAAGCTGAAGAAtatatttgttctattttaCATTCTACCGAAGCACTTATTTGTGTAAAAGCTTTTAGAGTGCTCCTGTAGTTTTGCATTACAATGCCCCAAAAAGTGATTGTGGGGCCTTCAAGATTTCCAAAGCCTCACAAAGTAGTCCAAATTTCCATCAATAACTTATATAACAGTCACCCTAAACATACAGACAGATACACAAGTTCAATCATAGCAAGTCATATCATATAAAAAACAAGCTTATAATGCATATTGAAAGATTCCTAGATTGAGTTGTTCATGTCTTCTAACATAGCTTCACTTGCAAGTCTTGTTTACAATTTTCTatgcaatatttttaattgttttctttctaatacaaaattgataattagaATATACAGTCAAATAGGAAACTCAAAAGGGTGGCCCCACAAAGCTACGTTGATGTGTACAAcccaataattaatttaccTTCCGACGattataagttttataaaCAAACTTGAAGCATCTCCTTTCCACCTTTTTCAGATCATGTTTGGGAgtaattataaaatagttaaaatcatttttgtcattttcaaaaccaCTCTTCAACATGCTTTTTAATTAGCCAAACCAATTTTGATGATATGAGAATTGCAtttaaaagtctaaaattaaatattaaatcaattttcagTTATTAAATACATGTTTCGCTTTTGATGTAAGATTTTGAATGtgacaaaagtgattttaaaccTTTCAAAATCACTCCTAAACATGCATTAGATgacattgaaatagaaaatatgCAATTATAATAGAAAGGTAGAAAGCCTAAAATTTAATGTGCATCATACCGTAAGCACTTCTGGGGATCCAATTTCATCACCACCATATACAAAAAGCGTTCCCTTGTGATTTTGCAACTCACTTGGACACCAACGTAAAATGATCACAGGTAGTCTTCTATTGCTTGATGATAACTGAAGCTTGACAACATTATTACGAGATTGATTAACTTGCTGATCTTTGGAAGAGGTAACATTTGAAAAGTTCCAAAATAAGATATCTCCATCAACATAACCAACAGCTAGGATTGACCCATCACCAGCTACCCAACAGAGAGAgcttatttctttctccaatTCAAGGTCTGTTACATCTGTTGAGGGATTAGTCATGTTACCTTCCGTCAATTCAAGGTCCTTGTGACCTCTAACTATTACAGCTCGATCTTCAGAAGCATCCCAGAGAACAAGCAAGCCATTTTCATAAGCAATCAGCAATCTGTAAAAGATGACATGCCATTAATTTTACATagaacaaaataagatttataaacataaaattttcctTACATATTGTGTCAATTCTTTGTTGTACAAATACTTTCTATCACTCACTCTCTTATCTCAGATTCTCAGTCGTACCTTCTCACTCTGATGGAAGCAGAGATGCTTCTTTAATCAGTTAAGTAGTTAGACATTACTCTCGCTTTAATGTATTAGTGCAACCAATACAAACTCCTTGGCaataaagttataatttattaaagtacAGGATAATGTTTTATGAGATTTAACTAAGAAAGCAAATGTGCAGAATCATAATGTGATCTCTCTCATGTTATTGTAAGCAATCCAGCTCCATTTCCTCGTTTTTTGTTCATTGTTTTACCTATACACAcgttttattgttttagtaaaAAGGTAAGCACTCCACAGAAGTCCATTACAGGGGGAGTATAATAAAAGGACCCAGGAGGTGCATGTTAGGTCCCAAACCAGATAGTAACAAACAATTGAGATTTTAGAAGTGAGCCTCTAGTAAAACATTCAAGAAGTTTGATGCTCACCCAGTGGCTTCCTGCAAGGACCAAAACTACCCCATACTCCCATTGACTCATCCATGTATGCCAACATAAACTGACAAACTTAGCAATAATTAGTATGTCCTTCCCTTGAGTTTGGAGATTTAAATCCCCATACCCCGCAGGTTCTgtactaataaaaataaaataaaataacaactttaGGTAAATCTACAACCTATTCCCAACACATCCCTCCCTCAACTgccacacacaagcacactGTAAAGTCTCTCCAAGGATCATTCAAGAGGTTTGACGCTTCCAGTGGCTTCCTGGAAAGACCAAACTACCCCCTTCTTCCATATACACGTCCATTTATGCCAACATAAACTAACAAACTTAGTTAAATGTAGGAGAAAGCCAACCTCACATTGAAAAGTTTCTAGAAACtacacagaaaagaaaaagagagagagagagaggaggagAGGGAGAAAATCTCAATGTGCACTTCCGAGCTCCAGCCTCAGTAAAccagatgaaaaagaaaaacttaattgGAAGCATCAGAGAAGCTCTTATCGCTCTTTGGGTTTAAAACTTATGACAAGGGAAAGGTATCAATTCTGAGATCAGACAGAGAATGGAAGAATAGAGTTTATTACCCAAGTGGTTCCAAGCACTATTTGactcttttagtttttcaaactATAAAGTATCTTTACAAAATCATCCTATACTCAGACAACAAGCCAATAAATTACTTCACTGTACCCGGAGAAAATTAGGTAAAGGTGTAATTCCTAAAACAGGGAAACAAGAGGAAAGTTAAAGTATTTCCTTGCCTATTTCCAAGAGAACAAGGTTGGAGGAGAACACCAACAACTGAAGTTTGATCAGGCAGTTCCACCCCAATTACATCtgagaaattaaatgtataataCATATTAGTAGAATCAAAAAATAATGCGTAACTACTAATCTCAGCCTCATTTACAATGACaaaaataagagaagaaaaaaaaaaaaattttgatGGAGAAATAAATTGAGTATTTTGACGAGCTCAAATTAGAAGTTATTTCTCCTATAATGCACACGATTGAAATGGTTCAAGATTACTGTAACTGATAGCATTAAATAATGAAGGCTAAGCATAGCAGTTAGTatcagaaaaatgaaaacattcCTACCAAATCATAATATTCATGTGAATTTGCAATAATATATGCAAACTTctgataaaaaattttaaaatcctaAATAGCAAGTCTTAAACTTGGTAAAATGTGTCCATTAAGCATTCAGTAATAAGTTTACTTATCATAACTTAGAAACTGTCCACAGCATAATCTATGTAATCCAAGTGAATTGACCAGGTGAAGCCAAATGTTATTTCACTTAAGCTGCAAATATCACTTGctactttatattattatcagtttatttttaaagctAATAAGATGAGGTGTGGAGTTATCAGATTAAAAGATAACCACATAACTATTATTGCGAAGCACATCAAACGTAAATGCTAGATAAAAATCAAAGacattacaaaaatttatgaacCATTCATTACATATTTCTCTTCGGCCACTTAAACCCTCTTTGATGcaactttttattaatattaatattatatatattatctatgAGAGTTTGAATTATAGATGAGGCGTGGAGTTATCAGATTAAAAGATAACCACATAACTATTATTGCAAAGCACATCAAAGGTAAAAGCTAGagcaaaaaatcaaaaatgaaaaaaaaaaactataaaccATCCATTACATGTTCTTTCTCTTCAACCTCTTAAACCCTCTTTGATGCagctttttattaatattaatgttatatatattatttatgagtGTTCGAATTAGCTTACATGGAATTCAACTGTTTTCACGATAAATGCTTGACCCTACTTCATTTGATTGTCAAGGTAACTTGTagtatattaaattcaaataagtaGCCACCAGCATTTGAGTTTATTTCCTCCAGTCTTTTACCATTTACCTCTGCTCTTATTGTTCACTTAAGATGCAATTTAGTATGCATGATGACAACTATGGTCAGAACTATGTATCTTAATATTGTAGACAAGATAAGATCACATGAGATTTTTAAGGATAGCTCTAATCCACATAAAGAGAAAGTATTACCAGATATGACATTTGCAGTAAGATAGTAGggtaattgtttgatttttctttcttcagcATCAAACTTTAAGACAGCCACCATAGCATATTCACTTCCTACATACCTGAATATAATGACAGGTCacatttctatttattttccaattaataacttaaaaaataaagaaaaatatatttttttaaaaaatgacaataatgCATGCTGGTACGGTACATGTAGCAGGTGCCAAAAAGTACAGAGAATGCAGTTATATTGGACTCCCATTGTAAAGTAGAAACTAACTGCCTATGCTCCAGATCCCAAACCTATCATTACCAAAGACATTTGAAACAGATCAGTAGCTGGTGGAAAAGAAACTAGGGggaaaaattaatgaaacaaGCCTATTAGACAAATATAGTTCAGAAACCCAATGCCTCTTTCTACTGATAAAAAATTAGTAGTGTGAAGAGTCAAACCTGGATTTCATTATCGTTTGATATGCTTACTAGAAAACCTTGGTTGTGTAAGAACTGtaagaaagaacaaaagaaaacattataaTGTCATGATGTCAGATTATCAGCAATTTATATGACTGTCATACTGTACATGGTAATAGGTAACATACTGAATATGGAAATTGCAAAGTATCAAGATATTGTTCAATGTCTTTGTATGCAAAATTCAATCTAAATGACTAACAATATGTCTCTGAGTCAGTAGCTCCATGGGAGCTGACATACAAAAGATGACAATTTCAAATCCAACAGGAACTAAAGCAACCCATGAGCAGTCTGAATCACAGGAGAGCACCAAACAGAGAAGAAAATTGCAGGGAAAAATGCACGCATTTGTTTGTTCCAATAAACATGCTGTGTCATCCAAGTTACAAAAGTTTCACAAGCTAAATAGTACATGAATGATGCATCAAAACTAAGAAGAAATGAATCAGGTTCAAGAAGTTGGAGAAATGCTTAAAGGAAGGGGGAAAGGATagacaaattttttttctaaaccgTAATTAGAGACCTCCAAATTTTTGAATGGCAATGATTTAGGACAAGTGAAAATAGCTTCAATGTTGTCACCACCAAGAACTTTTATTCTACCATCCCTGCAGCAAGAAAGACCAAAAcagtttaaaacaaaaaacaaaaacaaattgagagaaaagaccaaaatttaaaataggaaGTTAAAGTTGAACATATTTCCTTCAAGATAAGAAATGGTTGGAATTCAAAACCATTATACTCTTCAAATGATAAAACACAGAACCATAAATCACTTCAAGCGACTCTTGCTCTTAAGAATTTCAACAAATTCGAATAATCAAAATCTTAATGTGGTTAGGCAAGTTGAAGATGCAAGTCCGTCAACTTCTCTAAAGACATTCTCCACAGTAATTTGGAAGTAGATCAATGATAATGGAACACAATTTCTTACGAAACACATAAAAATTATACAGAGAAAAAGTTCTGAAGTATGAAAATAGACAAGAATTGTAGCATTAAGCAGATAACTCTAAGCATAacattatcaataataactCGAA encodes:
- the LOC101208658 gene encoding uncharacterized protein LOC101208658 isoform X1 — translated: MFSKFFHKPVDQQSPSSSAPSPNAKKGVLTGTDLDPRVTLHYGIPPTASILAYDPMQSLLAVGTLDGRIKVLGGDNIEAIFTCPKSLPFKNLEFLHNQGFLVSISNDNEIQVWDLEHRQLVSTLQWESNITAFSVLFGTCYMYVGSEYAMVAVLKFDAEERKIKQLPYYLTANVISDVIGVELPDQTSVVGVLLQPCSLGNRLLIAYENGLLVLWDASEDRAVIVRGHKDLELTEGNMTNPSTDVTDLELEKEISSLCWVAGDGSILAVGYVDGDILFWNFSNVTSSKDQQVNQSRNNVVKLQLSSSNRRLPVIILRWCPSELQNHKGTLFVYGGDEIGSPEVLTILSLDWSSGLKSLKCIGRLDLTLSGSFADIVLAPNVGETKRGISLFVLANPGQLHVYDYAYLSGLMSQQEKLSSASGVQYPTMIPNIEPRVMVAKLGFIHREGKVFGALDAIVTTAKHHTKVPGDTTWPLTGGIPCQLRDAGDYQVERVFIAGYQDGSVRIWDATYPSFSPILYLEPEVIGLNIAGLSASISALDFCSVTLNIAVGNECGLVRLYKLVGSSEGASLHYVTETKNEVHNMHRGEGIQCVAVFSLVNSSVSTLSFENCGAILAVGFESGQVAVIDSNTLSLLYLTNELSNSRSPVISLAIKVFRETNHLEASSEESIPKISNPPRKGMLLVMTKKSDLAVLDSTNGELISFQSTNAKELTSISMYLIDGDYLLPEAFSGTHAPSTPKISGESCSLPDNAHSGRTLHEVGAETSSGVVNAELTVANLFILLCCETALYLYPLKLTNEGENKFIQKVNLTRPCCWTTLLKKDGKVSGLAVLYQNGMIEIRSFQNLEELLWESSLASILRWNFKTNMDKTICSDDGQLMLLNGTEFAVVSLLIYENAFRIPESLSCLHDKVLAAAAEVWDNFYSSQNNHNATSSGIFDSVVKGFKGGKVGNDVDRFGLCKLNDAHLESLYSYPPFLKPSKGVIDGQGVVELDIDDINIDEPLVVRFSPKASKNENEGKRSEKEKLFEGASTDSQPKMRTAEEIKAKYRKVGSASAAAEEARNKLLERQQKLDKLSERTEELKNGAENFADMAKELAKRMENRKWWQL
- the LOC101208658 gene encoding uncharacterized protein LOC101208658 isoform X2; this translates as MFSKFFHKPVDQQSPSSSAPSPNAKKGVLTGTDLDPRVTLHYGIPPTASILAYDPMQSLLAVGTLDGRIKVLGGDNIEAIFTCPKSLPFKNLEFLHNQGFLVSISNDNEIQVWDLEHRQLVSTLQWESNITAFSVLFGTCYMYVGSEYAMVAVLKFDAEERKIKQLPYYLTANVISDVIGVELPDQTSVVGVLLQPCSLGNRLLIAYENGLLVLWDASEDRAVIVRGHKDLELTEGNMTNPSTDVTDLELEKEISSLCWVAGDGSILAVGYVDGDILFWNFSNVTSSKDQQVNQSRNNVVKLQLSSSNRRLPVIILRWCPSELQNHKGTLFVYGGDEIGSPEVLTILSLDWSSGLKSLKCIGRLDLTLSGSFADIVLAPNVGETKRGISLFVLANPGQLHVYDYAYLSGLMSQQEKLSSASGVQYPTMIPNIEPRVMVAKLGFIHREGKVFGALDAIVTTAKHHTKVPGDTTWPLTGGIPCQLRDAGDYQVERVFIAGYQDGSVRIWDATYPSFSPILYLEPEVIGLNIAGLSASISALDFCSVTLNIAVGNECGLVRLYKLVGSSEGASLHYVTETKNEVHNMHRGEGIQCVAVFSLVNSSVSTLSFENCGAILAVGFESGQVAVIDSNTLSLLYLTNELSNSRSPVISLAIKVFRETNHLEASSEESIPKISNPPRKGMLLVMTKKSDLAVLDSTNGELISFQSTNAKELTSISMYLIAFSGTHAPSTPKISGESCSLPDNAHSGRTLHEVGAETSSGVVNAELTVANLFILLCCETALYLYPLKLTNEGENKFIQKVNLTRPCCWTTLLKKDGKVSGLAVLYQNGMIEIRSFQNLEELLWESSLASILRWNFKTNMDKTICSDDGQLMLLNGTEFAVVSLLIYENAFRIPESLSCLHDKVLAAAAEVWDNFYSSQNNHNATSSGIFDSVVKGFKGGKVGNDVDRFGLCKLNDAHLESLYSYPPFLKPSKGVIDGQGVVELDIDDINIDEPLVVRFSPKASKNENEGKRSEKEKLFEGASTDSQPKMRTAEEIKAKYRKVGSASAAAEEARNKLLERQQKLDKLSERTEELKNGAENFADMAKELAKRMENRKWWQL
- the LOC101208658 gene encoding uncharacterized protein LOC101208658 isoform X3, producing the protein MKSRYVGSEYAMVAVLKFDAEERKIKQLPYYLTANVISDVIGVELPDQTSVVGVLLQPCSLGNRLLIAYENGLLVLWDASEDRAVIVRGHKDLELTEGNMTNPSTDVTDLELEKEISSLCWVAGDGSILAVGYVDGDILFWNFSNVTSSKDQQVNQSRNNVVKLQLSSSNRRLPVIILRWCPSELQNHKGTLFVYGGDEIGSPEVLTILSLDWSSGLKSLKCIGRLDLTLSGSFADIVLAPNVGETKRGISLFVLANPGQLHVYDYAYLSGLMSQQEKLSSASGVQYPTMIPNIEPRVMVAKLGFIHREGKVFGALDAIVTTAKHHTKVPGDTTWPLTGGIPCQLRDAGDYQVERVFIAGYQDGSVRIWDATYPSFSPILYLEPEVIGLNIAGLSASISALDFCSVTLNIAVGNECGLVRLYKLVGSSEGASLHYVTETKNEVHNMHRGEGIQCVAVFSLVNSSVSTLSFENCGAILAVGFESGQVAVIDSNTLSLLYLTNELSNSRSPVISLAIKVFRETNHLEASSEESIPKISNPPRKGMLLVMTKKSDLAVLDSTNGELISFQSTNAKELTSISMYLIDGDYLLPEAFSGTHAPSTPKISGESCSLPDNAHSGRTLHEVGAETSSGVVNAELTVANLFILLCCETALYLYPLKLTNEGENKFIQKVNLTRPCCWTTLLKKDGKVSGLAVLYQNGMIEIRSFQNLEELLWESSLASILRWNFKTNMDKTICSDDGQLMLLNGTEFAVVSLLIYENAFRIPESLSCLHDKVLAAAAEVWDNFYSSQNNHNATSSGIFDSVVKGFKGGKVGNDVDRFGLCKLNDAHLESLYSYPPFLKPSKGVIDGQGVVELDIDDINIDEPLVVRFSPKASKNENEGKRSEKEKLFEGASTDSQPKMRTAEEIKAKYRKVGSASAAAEEARNKLLERQQKLDKLSERTEELKNGAENFADMAKELAKRMENRKWWQL